The following proteins come from a genomic window of Methanobacterium sp.:
- a CDS encoding V-type ATP synthase subunit H codes for MTTISEAITTIKKAESDADKLLKDTKAKSSEMIQEAKSKSNETIEKAKESAHSEAEKITFEAETNAKKEAYHITNKTNEKVEITKSKATGMVDEAAEIIVKSIL; via the coding sequence ATGACAACGATATCGGAAGCGATAACAACGATAAAGAAGGCTGAAAGTGATGCTGATAAATTATTAAAGGACACGAAAGCCAAATCTTCTGAAATGATTCAAGAAGCCAAATCTAAATCAAATGAAACCATAGAAAAGGCAAAAGAATCGGCTCATAGTGAAGCTGAAAAAATTACATTTGAAGCCGAAACCAATGCCAAAAAGGAAGCATATCACATAACCAACAAAACCAATGAAAAAGTAGAGATAACGAAAAGTAAAGCTACCGGTATGGTTGATGAGGCTGCAGAAATCATTGTAAAAAGCA